The following coding sequences are from one Pirellulales bacterium window:
- a CDS encoding acyltransferase: MNILSDGLKPPASSLSYLPQLDTVRAFAVLLVLWHHWSPPRHAPGSLGVWIFFVLSGFLITRILLKSRRETTAENQRAMYNFYVRRFLRIFPLYYFVLFLAFFASALFRADWYWYVTYLQNFRFIVAEKGDQIFGTHLWSLAVEEQFYIVWPFLILFAPRALLLPIISSAVAGAVCIRFLLSFCGWSEFDVYVFTPSNLDTLGLGAMLAHFVTYRRHQVRWFRRITLAAGVVLLAVVVLVRLNQWRAGYTCLLPLPMGLLSVWMVSMAADGVGGLVGRAISFQPLIYIGRISYGIYVYHYFVPTVLEPLFERFQIAHGSLVFVAICFVVTMIVSSLSWFLMEKPINSLKDKFAGSSAPLSAGRGLERSEVGLEAES, translated from the coding sequence ATGAATATCCTTTCCGATGGCCTCAAGCCCCCTGCGTCGTCACTCAGCTATCTGCCGCAGCTCGATACGGTTCGGGCGTTCGCCGTCTTGCTGGTGCTGTGGCATCATTGGTCGCCGCCCCGACACGCCCCCGGCTCGCTCGGCGTGTGGATTTTCTTCGTCCTCAGTGGGTTTTTGATTACGCGAATTCTATTGAAATCGCGCCGCGAGACGACCGCCGAAAACCAGCGCGCGATGTACAACTTTTACGTGCGACGGTTTCTGCGGATTTTTCCACTTTACTACTTTGTACTGTTTCTAGCGTTTTTCGCGAGCGCGCTGTTCCGCGCCGATTGGTATTGGTATGTCACGTACTTGCAAAATTTTCGCTTCATTGTGGCCGAGAAAGGCGACCAGATTTTTGGCACCCATCTGTGGAGCCTCGCGGTCGAGGAACAATTCTACATCGTTTGGCCGTTTTTGATTCTGTTTGCGCCGCGCGCGCTGTTGCTGCCGATCATCTCTTCGGCCGTCGCCGGTGCCGTGTGTATTCGCTTTCTTCTATCGTTTTGTGGCTGGTCGGAATTCGATGTCTACGTTTTCACACCGAGCAACTTGGACACGCTCGGACTAGGCGCGATGCTGGCCCACTTCGTGACGTATCGACGGCACCAGGTCAGGTGGTTTCGCCGCATCACATTGGCTGCCGGAGTTGTTTTGCTGGCTGTCGTGGTTCTGGTGAGGCTTAACCAATGGCGCGCGGGATATACGTGCCTGTTGCCGTTGCCGATGGGTTTGCTTTCCGTATGGATGGTGTCGATGGCCGCGGACGGAGTGGGGGGCCTGGTCGGGCGTGCCATTTCGTTCCAGCCGTTGATCTACATCGGGCGAATCAGCTACGGGATTTACGTTTATCACTATTTCGTTCCCACCGTCCTGGAACCACTGTTCGAACGGTTTCAGATCGCCCATGGCAGCCTTGTTTTCGTCGCCATTTGCTTTGTCGTGACGATGATTGTGTCGTCGCTGTCGTGGTTCCTGATGGAAAAGCCGATTAACTCGCTCAAGGATAAGTTCGCCGGTTCATCGGCGCCTCTTAGCGCGGGCCGCGGTTTGGAAAGAAGTGAAGTCGGCCTGGAAGCCGAGAGCTGA